The Terriglobus roseus sequence TGCGGACTGGAATGCGCTGCTGACGGCGGCGCTGGATCGCGGCATGAAAGACAACGGAGCAACCGCTGAACTTCGAGATTGGACGTGGGGCTCGTGGCATACGCTCGATCTGGAGCACCCTGTCTTCGGCGCAATCCCGTGGTTGCGCGCACTCCTCGGCATCGGGGGAACCGGCGCTCAACCGATGCCCGGCAGTGGAGTTACGGTACGCGCCTCCAACGGCAAACACAGCGCGAGCATGCGCTTCATCGCCGACCTTGCCGAGCCGACAAAAGATTCCCTGAGTCTGCCCATGGGCGAGAGCGGCAATCCCGCCAGTCCGTGGTTCATGGACGGCTGGTCAACCTGGTATCGCGGCCAGCGTCAGGATCTGCCCTTCGCCGGAAGCGCAAACAGCGTCTCGCTGCATCGTATGGTGCTGACACCATGACGGCACGAACGCAACGACTGATTCAATACCTCGTAATCGCTCTCGCCGCGCTTGTTGCCGTGCTGCCGCTCGCGATCTACGGTTACTCCTGCGGCCATGATTTTGACTTCCATCTACGCAGTTGGATGGAGGCGAGCGCGCAGTGGCATCACGGCATCCTGAAACCGATATGGGCCTTCCACGCGGCATGGAACGCGGGCGAGCCTAGACTGCTGTTTTATCCGCCTTTGTCCTGGATGACGGGTGCTCTGCTCACGTCCGTACTGCCCTGGGTGTCAGTCTCGACCACGTTCACGTGGCTTGTCCTGTGTCTGAGCGGCCTCACGATGCATCGCCTCGTGCGGCGGTGGACTACTGGCGGCGTCGCCACGCTGGCGGCATGCGTCTACCTCGCCAATCCCTACATGCTCTTCTGCGCCTATGAGCGCACCGCTTACGCGGAACTGATGGCCGCCGCGTGGATGCCGCTCCTGCTGGCCGCTCTGCTGCGTCCGCGCGTCAGCCTGTGGCGCGTCGCCGTCGCCATTGCACTACTGTGGCTGACGAACGCTCCTGCTGCGGTCGTTGGCTGCTACACATTGCTCCTGGTGGGTGGCGGCCGCCTCATCCTGTTGTGGCGCAGGAATCGCGTCGCTGCCCGATATTACGCAGGCGTGCTGACGGGCGGCTTTGCGCTGGGCCTGCTGACAGATGCCTTCTATCTGGTGCCTATGGCGATTGAGCGGAAGTATGTGCAACTCAATCTCGCCATCGTTCCAAATGCGCGACCCGACGCAAACTACCTGTTCTCGCATACCGGCGATGAGTTCCATGACGGCGTTCTAATGCACTCCTCATTGATCGGTATTGGACTGGTGGCGTTAGCCGTGGTGTGTGGCTGTTCCTGGCTGATGCTGCGGAAACATCGCGTCGAAAGCTACCACTCCATGCAAAGCCGCGACACGATTACGCTGATGGAACGCGGCCGCTCAGATGCGGCCGCCATTGCCATCCCGGTTCTCGTGGTTTTCTCAGTCATCGTCATGTTTCTTCTGACGAAGTTCAGCTGGCCCATCTGGCACTTCGCTCCGGAACTGGTTTTCCTGCAGTTTCCATGGCGCTTCCTTGCGATGCAGGCGGCCGTCTCGATCCTGCTGCTGGCGCTGTGTGTGGAACGTCTGGGAGAGTTGCGCGGCGCTTCGCGTCTGCCCTGGCCGGCGCTGGCTGGCGCCGGCCTTTGCATCGCTGCACTCGCTGGATTTCTGGGCGCAAATCAGGGCTTTCGCCAGGGCTGCGATGACGAGGAAGGCCTGACGCCGCAGCGCATGGCCTTCGCACATGGGGACGGCTTTGAGCAAACCGACGAGTACACACCGGTCGGCGCAAACAACGAAGCGCTCGAGATTCAACTGCCAGCCGCATGGATCGCATCGTCGGCCAGGGGTGTTCCTGAGGGCAAGAATGGAATACCCGTCAAAGGAACGCTGCTGCCGCGCGAGAGTGTACCGCATCCCGATGACCTGATCTTCAGCGTGACCGCCCCCGGCCCAGCGGAGTTCCTGGTGATCCGTATGCGAAGATTCCAGGGCTGGCATGTGCTGCGTGACGGCAAGGAGATCACCGATCTCCCGTATCGCTCCGACGGACTGACCGCCGTGCCGCTACCAACCGCGGGGCCTCACACGGTCGAGCTCCGCTATCGTCGCACAGCCGATCAGTGGCTGGGCGGTCTGCTGTCGTTGCTCGGCTTCGGCTGCGTGGCTGGACTCGCCCGCCGCGAATCGAAGTACATGCCTCGGCGAGCTACTTCGACTTAGCCGCAGACGACAGCAGGGTTGGCGACAGGTTCGCCGATAGGACCACGCGGGACTTCTTCTGCTCCACGGTCAGGGACTCGAAGGTCTGGTGCAGTGCAACGTCCTGCGGTGTTCCGGTTGCCGGCGTAAAGCCGCGGACCAGGTTGACGATCGTCGTCAGGTTCGCCGCAGTCTGCTGTGCTTGACTTTCGTTTGTGGCAAGCTCTTCCAGGCGCAGATGCAGACTGCCGCGGAAGCTGACCGATGCGATAAAGTCCGTGTCTTCACTCAGGGGAAGCGTGACGCCGAAGACCTGGATGCTGCCGCGATCGCTGAAGGGCAGCCCAACATGCCCGATGCCCCATGCCAACGCGAAGTAAGGCACCTGTGGGTAGCGCAGACTGAGCAGCGACGAACCCGCAAAGGGCGAAGCACCTGCGGCATACCGATCGATGACGGAGTGGATCTGTTCCGGCATGGGCATGTTGCTGGCAGCGACCATGTCGTAACCCAGCGCGCTCACACGCAGCGTACGCCCCTCATTGCCTGGAATCGTATAGACGTCGTGGCCTGCGTAGTTCTCCACTGACACGCTGTTGCTCTTCAGAAAAGCGGTCAGCTTCGTTGCATCGAAGCGGCCTTCGGCGACACCCGTATAAGCCACCACGCCATTTGGTCCATTCGGATCGGGCATTCGGTGCAACGAGACTGCGATGCGGTCCAGGTCGCGGTCCCAGCGAAATCCGGTCGCGTCCAGAAAATGCGCATAGTCCGGCGAGGCGTTGACCGGCTGCTCATCAAAATGACTTGCGGCCCGTACCGGCTTCAGATTGAAGTAGAGGATGGCATCGGATTCAGGCAGCAGTCGGGCCACCTCAGGCGGCGCATGGAAGCGCAGCACAAGCGCCACGATCAGCGCCAGCAGCAAAGCCGCCGGTACACCAAGGGAATAGAGTCTACGTTTGCGCCGAGGTTCCACTGCCAAGAAGCATAGCGGATTCGCCTCGCCACGGCTCCTGTCATTTACGCAGCGCGACCTGAAGGTCGGGTCGCAGCCAATGTCGCAGGCAGCGCAAACGTCGCCAGCAACAGGGCCGCGTGCAGCGCCGCAAGCAGAGCAAAGGCCGCGACAAAGACCCTGGGAGCAGTGCCATGCGCATGCATCTGCCATGCGAGAAACGTAGCGAGCGCTGTCGTCAGCGTGGGCCCGCCCAGCCGCTGGACAATGTTGAGCGCTGTCGTCGCCATGGGTAATTGCGGCTTAGCGACAGCGTTGTAAGCAGCCGAAATCGATGGCGTACCAATGGCTGCCTGGCCCATCCCTCGAAAGAATAATGCCACCGCAAGTGCAACACCGGCGATGCTGTGCTGCGCGAAATACACGAACGGCAGCGCGCTCAGCAGGCTGACAATGCCCCCCATCGCACTCACCTTGCGAATGCCAAAGGTCTTCGTCAATGTGCCCATCAGCGGGTACACGCAGATCATGCCGACACCAAGCGGCGCCAGTAACAGGCCTGTCTTCGACGGCGACTCACCGCACGCGCGAATCAGGTAGATCGGCAGCAGCATCTGCGCTGCGAAGACCGAGCCGTTTTGAAGAAACTGCACCTGTGTTCCCGCACGGAAGACACGATTGCGGAATAGTCGAAGGTCAACGATCGAGGCCCCCGCCTTCTGTCTTGCCGACCGCACAAACAGACCGATCAGCAGAATCGAGAATGCAAGCAACGCCTGACCGCGCCGGTCAACGACATGATCTGCGCCATACAGGAAGAGTGCGATCCCCGGAGAGAGAAGAAGGAAGCCAACCCCATCAAAGCTTCGCCGCTGATCGTTTAGTTCGTCGTCGGGCAGGAACACCCTGGCAAGCGCGATCGCGAGCAGACCAAAGGGCAGGTTGAGCAGGAAAATCCAGCGCCAACTGGCGTGCTGAAGAATCGCTCCGGCAATCACAGGTCCAAGCACCGGCGCCAACAGGACCGGCACCGCGGCATAGCCCACGACACGCGCCATGTGACGCCCTGCGGCACGTGCCAGCATCATCTGCGCCATGGGTGCCAGCAGGCCTCCGCACAATCCCTGCAAGACGCGGAAGGCGATCAGCGACTCGGCCGATCTCGCCGCACCGCACAGCACCGACGCTGCGGTGAATGCCGTGAAGCACCAGAGGTAGAGCCGCTTGGCGCCGATGCGGTCCACCAGCCAGCCATTCAGCGGCAGCATCAACGCCAGCGCCAGCAGGTACCCACTGGTCACCCACTGCACGGTGGCCAGCGTGCTGTGCATCTCCACCGCAAGGGTCGAGAGCGACACGTTGACCACCGTCGCATCCAGTTGCGCCAGGAACGATCCCAGCACGGCAACCGTGACTACCTTCCACACATCAGCGGGCAGGCGGTCCGTCTCTGGGAGTGTCTCAACCAATGGCTGCGATCACTTTTTCGGTAGTGCTGACATTCGACAGACGCGGGAAGATCGCAGTAAAGGCGAAGCTCTGCATCTCCGGTGAGAAGGTCGTGCAGATATCTTCGACGGTCACAAATGCAAAGCCCAGGCCAGTGCCCTGCCGCAGCGTCGACTCGACACCAATGTTCGTCGCAATCCCACCGAGGACGACGGTTTTCACCCCGCGCGAGCGCAGCACTTCTTCAAGGTTCGTACCAGCAAACGCACCCCAGTGACGCTTCGTCACCAAGACGTCGCCCGCCTTCATACCGGCAGCAACCGCAATTTCCGAAGCAGCTGCTGGAATGTCTTTGGGAAGCTGCATGACTTCGTCGGACGGAAGCCTCATGAAATCGCTCATGTTCACACGCACATAGACAACAGGGCTCCCCTTCGCCCGAAAGGCTTCCGCCAGCGTCGCGGCGCGCTCGACGACGTCAATCGCCGTGTAGGGCTTGGTGTCCCGCCCCACGACGCCGTTCTGCAGATCGATCAGTACCAGCGCCGTCTTTGACATATCAAGCTTTAGATCACTCACAATTCATCTCCTGTCTTTCGAAAGCTGAGGGTATCCTCAACTTCTTGTCTGGCTTAGAATATGAGGGTGCCCTCGGTTTCGTCAAATCCGCCCAAGTCCATGTCCCGCAGGGAACCGCAGCAGGACCGCGCAACGCGGCGTCTGGAGCGATTTCTGGAGGTCGCCGAAGATCTATTTGCAGAGGTGGGATTTGAAGCCGCCACGATGACGGCGGTCGCGGAGCGCAGTGGCTCGTCCATCGGAGCGCTGTATAACTACTTTCCCGATAAAACAGCGCTTGCGAAGGCTTTGCTTGAGAAGTACCGCACCAAGATTCTGGCGTTGTGGACACCACTACTCGAACGCATCGGCGAGTTGTCGCACCGTCAGTTTGCAGAACAGATGGTGGAGAGATTGATCGACGTGGTGACAGCCCACCCGGCGTACCTGCAACTGTCGACCTCGCCCATCAAGTTTCCTGGTGATCCAGCCGCGCGCCAAAGCCTTCGATCGACGATTGCGGACGCACTCCGCAGGAAGGCGCCGGCACTTTCAAAAGAAGATGCGATGCTCTGCGCGAACGTACTGGTCCAGATGATCAAAGGTCTGAAGACGCTGTATACCGAGGCTGCCCCCAAAGACCAACCGCGCGTCGTAGCAGAGTTTCAGCAGCTTCTCGCGATGTATCTGAAGAACATCTCGGCCCGGTGATGGCAGCGTCTGCCTAGTGTGCGGAGGCGTGCGAGAACATCTGAATGACAAAGACTCCCGTGCAGATCAGCGCGATGCCGGCGATGGCGGGAGCATCCAGGTGTTCGCGATAGACGAACCAGCCAAGCAGCGAAATCAGCACGATCCCGACACCGGACCAAATGGCGTAAACCACGCCAACAGGCAGTGTGCGCAGCGCAATCGTCATGCAGTAGAAGGCAATCGCATATCCCAGCACGACCGTCACGGTTGGCCATACTCGTGTAAAACCATGGGATGCCTTGAGTGCGGTGGTCGCGCTGGTCTCCGCGAGGATGGCCGTGGTGAGTGCGAGCAGACTGGCAGAGCGAGGCGTCATGCCCGCAGTGTACGGCGAACTCCGTCGCTTCTTTGGAGCGTGCAAAAGGTTATGCCCGTATAAGCTTTTTTGAGGCCTATGCTCCGGTCATGGAAGACAGTCACTCGAAAGCGCCTGAGCGCCTTGATCACATTTTGAAACGTACTGACGAGCTGAAGTTTTCAATGGCGTCCGAGCCGCTCGCCGGCTGCCTGCTTCGGGCACTCGCGGCAAGCAAGCCCTCCGGACGATTCCTTGAGCTGGGTACAGGTACAGGTCTTTCGACAGCGTGGCTGCTCGATGGCATGGATGCAGAGGCCACGCTCATCAGCGTGGATTTGGATCCCTCGGTGCAGCAAGTTGCCGCCCAATGCCTGGGCAACGACCCGCGCTTATCGCTGGAGGTCGCCGACGGTATCGAGTTCTTGCAACGGCAACCTGCAGCATCCTTCGACTTCGTTTTCGCAGACGCCATG is a genomic window containing:
- a CDS encoding isochorismatase family protein → MSDLKLDMSKTALVLIDLQNGVVGRDTKPYTAIDVVERAATLAEAFRAKGSPVVYVRVNMSDFMRLPSDEVMQLPKDIPAAASEIAVAAGMKAGDVLVTKRHWGAFAGTNLEEVLRSRGVKTVVLGGIATNIGVESTLRQGTGLGFAFVTVEDICTTFSPEMQSFAFTAIFPRLSNVSTTEKVIAAIG
- a CDS encoding DHA2 family efflux MFS transporter permease subunit: MVETLPETDRLPADVWKVVTVAVLGSFLAQLDATVVNVSLSTLAVEMHSTLATVQWVTSGYLLALALMLPLNGWLVDRIGAKRLYLWCFTAFTAASVLCGAARSAESLIAFRVLQGLCGGLLAPMAQMMLARAAGRHMARVVGYAAVPVLLAPVLGPVIAGAILQHASWRWIFLLNLPFGLLAIALARVFLPDDELNDQRRSFDGVGFLLLSPGIALFLYGADHVVDRRGQALLAFSILLIGLFVRSARQKAGASIVDLRLFRNRVFRAGTQVQFLQNGSVFAAQMLLPIYLIRACGESPSKTGLLLAPLGVGMICVYPLMGTLTKTFGIRKVSAMGGIVSLLSALPFVYFAQHSIAGVALAVALFFRGMGQAAIGTPSISAAYNAVAKPQLPMATTALNIVQRLGGPTLTTALATFLAWQMHAHGTAPRVFVAAFALLAALHAALLLATFALPATLAATRPSGRAA
- a CDS encoding O-methyltransferase; amino-acid sequence: MEDSHSKAPERLDHILKRTDELKFSMASEPLAGCLLRALAASKPSGRFLELGTGTGLSTAWLLDGMDAEATLISVDLDPSVQQVAAQCLGNDPRLSLEVADGIEFLQRQPAASFDFVFADAMPGKYEGVEHALAVVKPGGFYVIDDMLAQSNWPEGHAAKVSLLMALLAADTRFHIVPMDWASGMVLAVRKS
- a CDS encoding DMT family transporter, translated to MTPRSASLLALTTAILAETSATTALKASHGFTRVWPTVTVVLGYAIAFYCMTIALRTLPVGVVYAIWSGVGIVLISLLGWFVYREHLDAPAIAGIALICTGVFVIQMFSHASAH
- a CDS encoding TetR/AcrR family transcriptional regulator, whose translation is MSRREPQQDRATRRLERFLEVAEDLFAEVGFEAATMTAVAERSGSSIGALYNYFPDKTALAKALLEKYRTKILALWTPLLERIGELSHRQFAEQMVERLIDVVTAHPAYLQLSTSPIKFPGDPAARQSLRSTIADALRRKAPALSKEDAMLCANVLVQMIKGLKTLYTEAAPKDQPRVVAEFQQLLAMYLKNISAR